The Halorubrum sp. BV1 genome contains the following window.
TTGTTCGAGAACGCGCAGCGCGAGGGGACGAACGCGTACGACCGGAGGTCCGCCCGGCCCGCGTACGCCGCCATCGACTGCCCGGCGTTGCCGGGGCTCGCGCACGCGAGCGGCTCCACGTCCGCGCCCGCTTCCGCCCGAGCCGCGACCGCGGTGAGCGCGACCGAGAGCCCGCGGTCGAGCACGGTACCGGTGGGGTTCCGTCCCTCGTCTTTGACGTACACCGCCTCGACGCCGAGCTCGTCCGCGAGCCGCTCAGTCGGTACGAGCGGCGTGGCCCCCTCGCCCGCAGAGAGCGCCGCGTCGGCAGAGAAGGGGAGCAGGGCGTCGAAGCGCCAGTGACCGCGCCCGGCTCCGGCTGGACCGTCGCGCCCCGGCGACAGAAGCGCCTCGGGATCGACCGCGTCGTAGTCGTAGACGGGGTCGAGCCCCCGCGCCTGCTCGTCGTCCGGAACGCTCGTCGGGTCGGCCGTCTCGTGGACGCGTCCCGACGCGCGGCTCTCCAGCCCGCGGAACGCGGCCGTGGTCTCGATCGGCTCCGTCGGATCCATACTCGCACTTTCGGCGGCGGCGACTAATCGCTTCCCTCTCGACGGTGCGTCGCCGCTCTCGGCTCGCGCGACCGAAGCGGTCGCGGCCGCGCGAGCGGGTCGCCCGTAACGGACCCGACTGCCGGCCCGACGGACGCACCTTTTAGGTCGTCGGGCGTCCCGGAGTCGGTATGATAGACCGGCTGCTCGGTCGGGCCGAACTCAAAGAGCGGATCGCGGAGCTCGAAGAGGCGAACCGCCACCTCGAACGCCGCGCCGAGGCCGAAGAGGAGCGGCGCTCCGACGCCGTCGCCGACCGCCAGCGCGCCGAGGAGCGCGTGAACGAACTCGAACACCGGATCGAATCGCTGGAGGAGCGGCTGGAGCGAACGGGCGGCGACGAGGCCGCAGTCGAGTTCCGTCGCGTGAGCGACGCGCGCGGCACGCGCCTCGACGACGCACTCGGGAGGCTTCGGGCCATGGAGAGCGACAACCCCGAGGGACTTCTCACGGCGTTCGTTCCCGACGCCAACGCCGTCCCGGAGAGCGTCTCCGACTGGTTCGGAGAGCGGACCGCGCTGGTGCGGCGGGCCGCCCCCGCGGTGGTGCTCGCGGACGACACCGGTGCGGTGAGCGCCGCGATCACGCCGGCCGTCGAGCCGGCGGCGTTCGACGGCTGGGACGACCGGTTCCGGCTGGAACAGTCGTGGTTCCGGCCGACCGGCCGACTCGTCTTCGCGGTGGTCCGCTCGGACACCTTCGCGCTCGGCGTGTACGAGGACGGCGAACGCGTCGACTTCGAGGGGTTCACGTCCGAAGTGAAGTCGGCGCACTCGAAGGGCGGGTTCTCGCAAGGGCGGTTCGAGCGCCGGCGCGAGGGACAGATCGACGAGCATCTCGACGACGCCATCGACGTGATCGCCGAGTACGCGGAGGATGAGACGGTAAACGGGGACGACATAGACCGAACGATCGTCGTCGGCGAGCGGAGCGTCCTCGGTCGAGTTCGCCAGCACGCGGACGTCACCGACGTCTCCGACGCGACTGGGAGCCCGAGAGACGCGCTCGACGACGCGTTCCGGGACTTCTGGACGGCGCGGATCCACGCGATCTGAACACAGAACCAGCTAGAACGGTGCCTCGGGGCCCTCGTCGCCGTCGCCGGGGTCGGGGGTGGCCCCGGACTCGTCGTCGGGTCGCTCGCCGGAATCGCCATCGTCCGACGTGGCGACCACGTCGACGCCCTCGCGTCCCCAAGCTTCGAGCCCGCCGCGAAGGCTCTCGACGCGCGCGTCCTGCGCGTCGGCGTAGCTCCCGATCAGCTGTGCGGCCTGCTGGCTCGCGATCCCGTGGGGACAGACGGTGACGACGCGAGACGCGCCCGAGAGTTCCGTGATCCGAGTCGACAACTCCGGGAAGGGAATACACTCGCTCCCCGGAATGTGTCCGCGGTCGAACGCGCGTCGGTCGCGGATGTCGACGATCCGCATCTCGCGCCGCTCGTCGTCGGACAGCGCCGCGAGGTCGGCGGGGTCGATCTCGTCGACCATCAGGGGAGCGGACAGAGGCTCGCCGTGACCACGGCGCGCTCGTCGGTGTCGTTTCTGAGCCCGTGGACGACGCCGCGCTCGTTCGGCACCACCGCAGGGGCCGCGAGCGGCTCGGACGCGTCGCCGCGGATCACGGTCGGCTCCCCGTCGATCACATGGAAGACGTTCGTCGCGTCGCCGTGCTCGTGCGGGTCGATCGCGGCCCCGGGGCCGAGGACGAACGCCTTCACGAGCACGTCGTCGGTGACGACCAGTTCGGCCGTCTCGACCGCGCCCCGATCCGGTTGCAGGTCGTCGACCGCGTCCGCGTATCGGTCCATCGTCATGACCGCCCGTCCGCGGCGGTGACACCTAAATCATTCGCGCGCGGCGGGCGGCAGCGGGTCGGCGTGGTCGGCGA
Protein-coding sequences here:
- a CDS encoding rhodanese-like domain-containing protein; protein product: MVDEIDPADLAALSDDERREMRIVDIRDRRAFDRGHIPGSECIPFPELSTRITELSGASRVVTVCPHGIASQQAAQLIGSYADAQDARVESLRGGLEAWGREGVDVVATSDDGDSGERPDDESGATPDPGDGDEGPEAPF
- a CDS encoding cupin domain-containing protein, coding for MTMDRYADAVDDLQPDRGAVETAELVVTDDVLVKAFVLGPGAAIDPHEHGDATNVFHVIDGEPTVIRGDASEPLAAPAVVPNERGVVHGLRNDTDERAVVTASLCPLP
- a CDS encoding Vms1/Ankzf1 family peptidyl-tRNA hydrolase, coding for MIDRLLGRAELKERIAELEEANRHLERRAEAEEERRSDAVADRQRAEERVNELEHRIESLEERLERTGGDEAAVEFRRVSDARGTRLDDALGRLRAMESDNPEGLLTAFVPDANAVPESVSDWFGERTALVRRAAPAVVLADDTGAVSAAITPAVEPAAFDGWDDRFRLEQSWFRPTGRLVFAVVRSDTFALGVYEDGERVDFEGFTSEVKSAHSKGGFSQGRFERRREGQIDEHLDDAIDVIAEYAEDETVNGDDIDRTIVVGERSVLGRVRQHADVTDVSDATGSPRDALDDAFRDFWTARIHAI